One stretch of Segatella copri DNA includes these proteins:
- a CDS encoding DUF6377 domain-containing protein, producing the protein MKLLIYLLLLLTMPLAAQGKTDEKTLLDRIDKMIENDQYYQGIKEKELKHLKRQAYEAEDNQTRLLFLDSIYHAYSAYRYDSAYAYMKQGLELAEKCHNTYYILRNQINQASILSVRGFYSKAENILKSLNPDEMPYQLKLYYYFTYAWLYSYWESYSKNSDYAEEFRAQKKHYMTLLIQSFNENNKHNVFYQYLMGEYAYLHNPTSKESLNYYLKALKMSPAKSRIHAMSAYGIARYYKKTGKFDLYEEFLVEASVSDGLCQLKETVALQKLAYYIFKKDASNSKRAAKYIQHTMEDAQFFNNQLRMMEISNILPVIASANQQAAERSRTRFLWGFIGVSIALVIILILSLVNNRQKNRLKKNKAEIEEQNEKQKEMNAQLTELNQQLIETNIKRETYMRLFMDISAAYISKLSDYRKLVSRKIKANQTADLLKSLNTHKLEEEESQMFYNRFDKAFMELYPGFVTELNKLLLPECQMEVPTTHDLTTEIRIFALMRLGVTDSQEIATLLHYSTQTIYNYKSGMRAKAINRDSFESDINQLCHIINNS; encoded by the coding sequence ATGAAACTACTTATATATTTACTTCTTTTGCTTACTATGCCATTGGCTGCTCAAGGCAAAACGGACGAGAAGACTTTATTGGATCGTATTGACAAGATGATTGAAAACGACCAATATTATCAGGGAATCAAGGAAAAGGAATTGAAACATCTGAAGCGGCAAGCTTATGAAGCTGAAGACAACCAAACCCGACTACTGTTTCTTGACAGCATATATCATGCCTATAGCGCTTACCGCTACGATTCAGCATACGCATATATGAAACAGGGGCTTGAATTGGCAGAAAAATGTCATAACACCTATTATATCTTACGCAACCAGATAAACCAGGCGTCAATACTTTCGGTAAGGGGTTTTTATAGCAAAGCAGAAAACATACTCAAATCTCTCAATCCTGATGAGATGCCATACCAGTTGAAGCTATACTATTACTTCACATACGCCTGGCTCTACAGCTATTGGGAATCATACTCCAAGAACTCAGATTACGCCGAAGAATTCCGTGCCCAGAAGAAACATTATATGACCCTTCTGATACAGAGTTTCAACGAAAACAATAAGCATAACGTCTTCTATCAGTATCTCATGGGCGAATACGCCTATCTCCACAACCCTACCAGCAAGGAATCGCTCAACTATTATCTGAAGGCACTGAAGATGTCGCCAGCCAAATCCCGTATCCATGCCATGTCAGCTTATGGTATAGCCAGATATTACAAAAAAACCGGCAAATTCGACCTTTACGAGGAATTTCTCGTAGAGGCATCCGTGAGCGATGGATTGTGCCAACTCAAAGAAACTGTTGCGCTTCAAAAGCTAGCCTACTACATCTTTAAAAAGGATGCGAGCAACAGTAAGAGAGCTGCCAAATATATCCAGCACACGATGGAAGATGCACAGTTCTTCAACAACCAACTGCGCATGATGGAGATTTCGAACATCCTTCCAGTCATCGCTTCAGCCAACCAGCAGGCTGCCGAGCGCTCTCGTACCCGCTTTCTTTGGGGGTTCATTGGTGTAAGCATAGCGCTGGTCATCATCCTCATTCTCTCCTTAGTCAACAACCGACAGAAGAACAGGCTGAAGAAAAACAAGGCTGAGATTGAAGAACAGAACGAGAAGCAGAAAGAGATGAATGCACAGCTCACCGAACTGAACCAGCAGCTGATAGAGACCAATATCAAGCGAGAGACCTACATGCGCCTCTTTATGGACATCAGTGCGGCTTATATCAGCAAGTTATCAGATTATCGCAAACTGGTAAGCCGTAAGATCAAGGCAAACCAGACCGCCGATTTGCTGAAGAGTCTCAACACCCATAAATTGGAAGAAGAGGAATCACAGATGTTCTACAACCGGTTCGACAAGGCATTCATGGAGTTGTATCCGGGTTTCGTTACTGAGTTGAACAAGCTCCTGCTGCCAGAATGTCAAATGGAAGTTCCTACTACGCACGACCTGACTACTGAGATTCGCATCTTTGCCCTGATGCGACTGGGTGTAACC